Proteins encoded by one window of Cuniculiplasma divulgatum:
- a CDS encoding CDP-2,3-bis-(O-geranylgeranyl)-sn-glycerol synthase — MQNLAFNILAGLFAFIPALVANPGAVITGGKGRMDFGRNFIDGRRIFGDGKSISGYFGGILIGFISGIIILPILSIAGLFQFQVSFETMIIASVSLAWGSLTGDLVGSFIKRRKNMKSGEKGNLLDMWPFVIFAFLFLFLFSRSFFLSLYGNFIDIVIILVITPLLHRGVNILAYKMHRKDVPW, encoded by the coding sequence ATGCAGAATCTGGCATTTAACATCCTTGCAGGATTATTTGCCTTTATTCCGGCACTGGTTGCCAATCCAGGTGCAGTTATCACAGGAGGAAAAGGCAGAATGGATTTTGGGAGGAATTTCATAGATGGAAGGAGAATATTTGGAGATGGAAAGAGTATAAGTGGATATTTTGGTGGAATATTGATTGGTTTCATTTCTGGAATAATAATTCTCCCAATCCTTTCTATTGCAGGACTATTTCAGTTCCAGGTTTCATTTGAAACTATGATAATTGCCTCAGTTAGTCTGGCATGGGGGTCACTAACAGGTGATCTAGTAGGATCATTCATAAAGAGGAGAAAGAATATGAAAAGTGGAGAAAAGGGTAATCTTCTGGATATGTGGCCATTCGTTATCTTCGCTTTCCTATTCCTGTTTCTATTTTCGAGATCTTTCTTCTTATCGCTCTATGGAAATTTTATAGATATTGTGATAATACTTGTAATAACACCACTTTTGCACAGGGGTGTAAATATACTTGCTTATAAGATGCATAGGAAGGATGTTCCATGGTAG
- a CDS encoding NOB1 family endonuclease, whose translation MAVKKERINLGEKLIIPDTSAILTGKIEILSMNCIVPTSVIGEIKHGKMSRVIGHDLNIIRTASPGQEYMEQVREASKKTGDFPYLSQTDMEIIAIAKEYGGVVISDDYSLQNVCSEMSIEYYGCGIEAIKKSIRWGYLCRGCGTKYTKRLDKCSICGHWITRYAITENENKRG comes from the coding sequence GGACACCTCAGCCATATTAACAGGAAAAATAGAGATTCTGTCAATGAATTGCATTGTCCCAACAAGCGTTATAGGAGAGATCAAGCATGGTAAAATGAGCAGGGTCATTGGGCATGATCTAAATATCATACGAACCGCTTCTCCCGGGCAGGAATATATGGAACAGGTTAGGGAAGCTTCAAAAAAGACTGGAGACTTTCCATATCTGAGCCAAACTGATATGGAAATCATTGCAATAGCAAAGGAATATGGTGGGGTTGTTATTTCTGATGATTATTCCCTTCAAAATGTATGTTCAGAAATGAGCATAGAATATTATGGATGCGGCATAGAGGCTATCAAAAAGAGTATAAGATGGGGATATCTTTGCAGAGGTTGCGGTACAAAATATACTAAAAGACTGGATAAATGCAGCATATGTGGGCACTGGATAACCCGATATGCCATAACAGAGAATGAAAATAAAAGGGGTTAA
- the pth2 gene encoding peptidyl-tRNA hydrolase Pth2, which translates to MVEEMKMIIGVRKDLDMGKGKIAAQASHAAVNCALWAQKNNKKVFREWESQGQKKIVIRLQNLEELYKLKAECENIGLNTSVISDAGYTQVDPGSTTCIGIGPAPADVIDKITSEYPLL; encoded by the coding sequence ATGGTAGAAGAAATGAAGATGATAATTGGCGTGAGAAAAGATCTTGACATGGGGAAGGGGAAGATAGCAGCTCAGGCTTCACATGCTGCTGTAAATTGCGCTCTCTGGGCTCAAAAAAATAACAAAAAAGTGTTCAGAGAATGGGAATCCCAGGGACAAAAAAAGATAGTGATAAGACTGCAGAATCTTGAGGAACTTTATAAACTAAAGGCAGAATGCGAAAATATTGGTCTAAATACCTCAGTAATATCAGATGCTGGTTATACACAGGTTGATCCTGGCAGTACAACATGTATAGGGATTGGCCCTGCTCCAGCTGATGTAATTGATAAAATTACATCCGAATATCCCTTGCTTTAA